The DNA segment GTTGAATTGGCCGGGCGGGCTCTGTAAGCTAATAAGACAAGATGCCTGCTGAGGCCGACCCAGGGCGCTGGTTTAGACCGCGCCGCACCACCAGCTTCAAATCAACGGAAAGGCCGCGCCGCGATTCGCGCGCGACGGCCGAAGTGTAAGCTTTGCCCTTCAATTCGTTTCACCTCGCGCCCGAACTCAAACGTGCCATCGGCGACTGCGGCTATCATCAGCCCACGCCGGTCCAGAGCGAGACCATTCCGATCGCCCTTGAGGGGCGCGACCTGGTGGTCAGCGCCGAGACCGGCAGCGGCAAGACCGCGGCCTTCCTCATCCCGCTCATCGAACGGCTCCATCGCAAACCGCGCCGGCCGCAAAGCGCGCTGGTAATAACGCCGACGCGCGAGCTGGCCGCCCAGGTCGCCAACGAGTTCAAGCTGCTCGCGCGCCACACCGGACTGCGCGCGGCGGTGATCGTCGGCGGCGAGTCGATGCGCCGGCAGATCGACGAGCTGCGCGCCGGCGCGCAGGTGCTGATCGCGTGCCCTGGCCGGCTGATCGACCTGATGGAGCAGGGACACGTCAAGCTCGCCCACGCCGAAGTGGTGGTAATCGACGAGGCCGACCGCCTGCTTGACATGGGCTTCCTGCCGCAGTTGCGGCGCGTGATGCGGGCGGTGCCGGGCGAGCGACAGACGATGATGTTCTCGGCGACGATGGGTGCGGGGCCGGAAGCGATCGCGCGCGAGTTCCTGCGCCATCCGGAGCGCATCACCATCGGCAAAAAGGCCGCGCCGCCGCCGACCATCCGCCAGACCATCTATCCGGTCCAGTGGGCCGACAAGGAGGCGATGTTGCTGGAGATCCTGGCCAAGCCCGAGGTCCACAGCGCCATCGTCTTCACCCGCACCCGCGTGCGCGCCGATCATATCGGCAAGGTGCTCAAGCGCAACGCCGTGCGCGCCGCCGTGATCCACGGCGAGCGCTCGCAGGCCGAGCGCAACGCTGCGCTCAAGTCGTTCAAGCAGGGGGCTTGCCGCGTGATGGTGGCGACCGACGTCGCCGCGCGCGGGCTCGACATCCCGGGCGTCTCGCACGTCATCAACTTCGACCTCCCCGAGGATGCCGAAAGCTACATCCACCGCATCGGGCGCACGGCGCGGATGGGGCGCGAGGGCGAGGCGATAAGCCTGGTCACTCCGCAGGAGCGCGTCGCGCTGGGCCAGATCGAGCGCTCGCTGGGCGAGGAGATCAAGCGCCAGAGCCTCGAGGGCTTCGAGGCGCCCGAGGTCAAGGCGCCGCGGCCGGTGACGTTGTTCAGCTCCTCGGGCATCCGCTCGCGCGCCCGCGTCCGCTCGCGCTGGGGCTAGCGGGCCCACTGCCGCGCTGCTATCCGCGCCAGGTAATCCGCGCGCCGAAGAGGTTCTCGGCGTCGAGCACCTATCGAGATGGTCGGCCATGCAGGCCTGACCGCTTGCGCGTTTGCACCCAACGACGACCGCGGTTACGGCTTCGAACTTCGCGCAGGCGGAAAGCTGAGCCAGAGTGTGTGCGCGCCTGGAAGTCAGGCGCAATTCTGAACGATGATTGTCTAATTGCCAGGTTGTGCGCCGCGCGTCGCCTTCATGCATCCGGGAAAGCACGAGCGCAAGACGACCGTTGTCATGCCGGCGATGCGCGCCTGAGTTGCGGCCGCGCTTATTCATCGCTTCAAGCGGGGCGGCGGCTTCGCTACGATCCGTCCATGACGATCCGGCGGGTATGCGTTTATTGTGCCTCGAGCCGCCAGTGTGATCCGACCTACCATCAGGCCGCCGCGCGGCTCGGACACGAGCTGGCGCGCGCGGGAATCACCGTGGTGTATGGCGGTGGCAGCGTGGGCTCGATGGGCCATCTGGCGAGCGCGGCGCTGGCCGCCGGCGGACGCGTGGTCGGAGTGATTCCGCAATTCATGTACGACCTCGAATGGGCGCACCCCGGGCTGAGCGAGCTGGTCGTGGTCAATGACATGCACGAGCGCAAGCGCCTGATGATCGACGCCGTGGACGCGGTGGTCGCACTGCCCGGTGGATGCGGCACGTTCGAGGAACTGTTCGAGGCAATTACATGGAAGCGGCTCGGACTGTTCGGCGGCGCGATCGTGATCGTCAACACCGCCGGCTTCTACCGCCCGCTGGTCGAGCTGCTCGAGGCTGCGGTCGCAAAGCGCTTCATGGACCGCCGCCATCTCCAGATGTGGTCGGTGGTCGAGGAACCCGAGCAGGTGCTGGAGGCGATCCGGAGCGCGCCGGCGTGGCCACACGACAATCGGCGTTTCGCTGCGCTATGAGACTGGTAGAGCAAATACAGCCGCTTAAAAGCTCTATCTTTTAGTCCGGATGGCATATTATAATCGCGTGCGAGGGGGCTTGGGGGTGAGCTTCGATGGCTTCATCGGCACGCAACGAGCGTGCGCGGCTGGCCGCCGCGCTTAAGCAGCTGAGCGCGATCAGGACCGCCGACCTCGCGCGCGACGACTTGCGCGAGCGCGATCTGAGCTTCCGCGGCGGGCTCGCCTATTTCGAGAAGACCCTGGAGCTGTTCCGTCAGCTTGAGCGCAGCAACCTGCGCCAGATTCCTTCGCAGTATCTCAAGATCGTGGCCGACCATGCCGAGCGCGTGCTGGCGCAGTTTCACGAGATCCTGCGCTTTAGCGGCGAGGGCGTCGAAGACCCCGCCGCCGTGCGCAGCCATCTGATCGGCGAGGTGCGCGATTCCTACCGCAATATCCACGACGACGTCGCGCTGGTCGTCCAGCGCCCGCTCTCCGAGCTGGAGCGCTCGATCACCGCGCCGTGGTACGCCGGGATGCCGCTGGCGGCGCTGCTGCTGGCGGTATTCGCCGGATGCGTGTGGGTCGCTTATCGCTTCACGCCAGCCGCGCAGATGGCACAGGACTTCATGCACATGCTGCGCAGCCTCGCGCCTCAGCAGTAGTCGAATTGCCGCGCGTCGCGTGGCTTCTGCCGGCGCGGCGCCAAGGCCGCGCGGGCGCATCTCCGCGCGCCGCTCAGCTTGCCGCGCCCGCCGCCGGCGCCGCGCCGCTGCCGTCCGTCGCCACCTGGCGCGCCGCGATCATCGCGTTGCGCGGAATGTCGGGTGGTCACCGAAGAGACGCAGCGCGGATGGATGCCGGCGCTGGCGCGCTGGTGTCTGGCGCCGGATGCTGGTGCGCGGGCATCAGGGCTGGCTCGAAGAGCTGCGCCGCGTCGCCGAGCAGGGCGAGCCGCAGTAGCGGCGCACCTCGGAGGACTCCACAAAGGCAGCCTTGCCTAGGTGGCTTCCTACAGTGGTCTAAAAAGCAGGAACCTCTTTCTCGCTTTTTCGATCCAATCAGGCGGGGTGGCCGCCGCAGGATGTTGAGCCATTCTGGCTAAGCCGGGGTAGGCCGTCACCGCGCTAGCGGGAGCGGGCGCCGGCTAACACGGCGGACGGCGCGGCGGCGGACAAACTCGCGGATTCGTACCGCACGATAAACCGCGGGCGGCGCCAGGCGACGAATGCGGGCAGGATGAACAGTCCGACGATCAGGTTGGCCGTCATCAGCAGGATGAGCATCGAGCTCATCTCGTTGTGAAACAGCAGCGGCGAGAACACCCACGGCGCCATCCCGCCCGCCATCACCACGTAGGTCGCGAACACCCACACGCCGGTTGTGCGCAGAGCGGCCACGGTCGCGTCGTCCAACGCGCGCCCTTGGCGCACTTCGTCGCGGATGCGCGCGACCGTGTAGATCGCGTAGTCGATACCCAGTCCGACACCCAGTGAGATAACCGGGATAGTATCGACGGTCAGGCCGATCCCGCGCGCGTTCATGTAAAGGAAGGCGCCGAAGTTCGCCATCACGCACGCCAGCGCGAAAACAATCCCCGCGGCGAGCGAGCGGAAAATCAGTGCGCAGCACAGCAGGATCGCCGCTAGCACCAGTTCGAGGTTGGTCCGGTTGATCCGCGCCATCACGTCGTCGGTGGCCAGATACAGCCCGGCCTCGCCGCCGAGATAGCGCACCTTTACCTGGTCGAGCGCAGGGTCGTTGGCGACGCGCTCGCGGGCGAAAGCGTCGAGGTCGCGGCGCAGGCGGATCAGGCGGGCATTGGTATGGTCGGGCAGGAGCAGGCGGATACAGGTGTTGTTCATCGCCGGCGCGTAGGCGAAGTAGGCCTGCGGCTCGTCGGGGGCGGCCGCCGCGAAGAAGAATCCCCACAAATTGGCGCTGAGCTGATTGGTGTTGGGCAGTGCAAAGTACTTGGGATAGCCGTTGTGCAGCAGCATGTTCATCGGCTTGCTCGCCAGCGTGCCGAAGCCGAGCACCGCGACCGCGTCGCCGCGCGCCATCAGGTAGCTGGCGAGGTCGTCGGCCATCCGCAGGGTCTCGATCCCTACCGCCGATTGCGAGCTCGGGTAGCCGGGTCCGTCCACGATTACCCATCCCGAGTTGGTCGGCAGAAGCTTGCCGATCTCGGCGGTGTCGCGGTTAATCTTCGCCTCGGGCCGATAGATCGGAGTGCCCGCGGTCTGGTAGCCGACGCGCACCTCGCGCGCGGCCGCGATTGCGGCGATCATCACCCCGACGCCGGCGGCGATGAGCACGCCGCGTCCAAAGCCCGGACGAGTCGGGAAGGCGGCCAGCCGTCCGACCGGCGCGCGCCATCGAGCGGCCGCGCCGTCCAAGCGGTCGAGCAGCGGCGATCTGCGCCGCTGTGGCGTCGGCAGGTAGCTCATCAGGAGCGGCTGGAAAACGAACACCATCGCCAGGCTTGCGCCCAGCCACACCGCGCCGCCAAGTCCGATCTGGCGCAGGGCCGGAACGTCGCTGAGCGCGACGAACACGATGCCGGCGACGTTGGCAAGCACCGCGAGCAGCCCCGGCGCCGCCATCGCGTCGAACGTCGCCGCGCAGGCGCGCAGATTGTCGCCGTGGCGGTCGAGTTCCTCGTAGTATTGGCCGTGCCACTGGATGCCGTGGCCGAGGTCGCGCGCGGTAAGGATAAACGGCACCACCAGCATCACCGGGTCGAAGTTGAAGCCGCGCATCCCGACGAAGCCGAGCCCCCAGATCGTCGAGCACGCCCCGGTCGCGAGCGGCGCCCACCATCCGGTGCGCCGTCCCAGCGCGACGAACGCGAGCAGCGCCATCAGCGCGGCCGAGAGCAGGAAGATTAGTCCGATGCGGGCGAGGTAATGGTAGCCCCACGCCGCGAACATCGCGGCGCCGCTCGCGTAGATCCGCGTGTTAGCGTCCTCATGCTCGGCGATTATCCGCTCGACGCCGTCGAACAGCGCCTTGTAGTCGAGCCCGCTCTCGTTGAAGCTCGCGATCACAACCGCGCCGCGCTCATCGCGCGTGACTAGGCCGGCGAGCTGCTGGAGATGGGAGCGTACGACGCCTTTGAGCGCGTCGAGCTGCTGCGGCGTGCGCGGCACGTGCGGATACATATAGGGCGAGGAGACCAGCGCGCCGGGCTCGGCGCGCGCGTAGAGTACGCGGTAGGAAGCGAGCGAGAAGACCTCGTTATGATTGACGCCGGGCAGCTTGTCCACCTCGCGCGTCATGTCCTGGATCGCCTGCAAGGTGCGGAAGTTGAAGATGTCGCCGCGGCCGACGCGCAGCATCAGCACCAGCTGCTGCGCCCCGCCGTACTGGCGGCGGAACTTACGATAGAGCAGCACGTTGGGGTGGCCGGCGGGAAACAGATCCTCGAAGCGGGTAGCAATCGGGACGTGCGCCGCCCAGAACGCCATGAACAGCGTGATCGCGAGCAGCACGCCCCCGACGGGCGCGCGATTGCGTACGATGAATGCGCCCATCCCCCGGTCTTGCTCGCCGCTGGCAGTCGCCATCGCTAGCGCCCCGGCGGACGGTCGAATGGTTCCCCCCTCATAGCACGTTTTTCGGGGGCGCGTATGGCGCCTACCCCCTTCCCCCTTCAGGGAGCGGGAAAGGAGAAGCGGGCGATGCGCGAGCGCGGCGCCGCGCGGTATGCGTGTCAGTTTCCCTCCTCTGAAGAGCGAGGGGACAAGCGGAGAGGCTACTCGCTGACGGATTCCATCACGCGGCCGCTTTGGGCGTCGGCGAGATCGACGGTCACCGTGCCGGTGACGTTGTGCGCGGCCTTGGCGGTTTGCAGGCCGGCCTTGATGTCGGCGATGAACTTGTCGCGCGCAAACGGCGGCATCGCGCCCATCGGAAAGTTGTCCATCATTACCCGCGCCCGCGTTTTCGACGCCCACTGGACCGCGGCGACTTTGCGGCCCGCCACCGGCAGATTGCGCATCATCGCGGCAACCGCGTCCTGGAATGTCGCCGAGGATGACGGCGCGGAGGCGGCCGAGGCGACATTCGAGGGAGCGGCGGCGTCCGCATCGACGGTCAGCGAGCGCATCACGCGGTTGCTCGCCGCATCGGCGATCTCGACCGTCACCGGGCCGGCGACGTGATGGTCGCTCATCAGGTCGCGTGTGCCCGAGCGCAAGTCGTCAAGAAAGCGCTTCGCGGCGAACGGCGGCATCTGGTCCATCGGAAAATTGTCCATCAGCATCCGCGCTTGGTCGTCGCCGGTCCATTGCACGGCATGCACCTTGGCGCCCGCGATCGGCAGCGCCCGCACCATCCGCTCGAAGGCGCCCTTGAACGTCGCCGCGCTCTCGCCGCTCGCACTGCCGGCCGCGCCCGCTTGTGCGGCGACGGCGGTCTCGCCGCCCTCGACGCCACCGACGGTTGCGAGCATCTGGTCGATCTCGCTGCGCGTGCGATCGTCGGGCGCAAGCTCGCGCGCCTTCAGGAAGTAGCTGCGCGCGGTCGGCTTGTCCTCCTGTTCGGCGTAAGCCACGCCGAGGTTGAAGTAGGCTTCGAAGAACTTCGGATGCTTCGCGATGACCTTCTTGTATTCGACCATCGCGAGATCGGCGTTGCCGCTGGAGAGGTACATTGTGCCGAGGTCGGTGCGCACGCGCGGGTCGTCGGGCTTGCGGTCGAGGTAGTGCTCGTACGCCGCAATCGCCTCATCGTAGCGATGGCGGTCGTAGTCGAGGTTGCCCGTCCCGCGCAGGGCGTCGAGGTTGTCGGGATCGAGCTTGAGCGCATGGGCGAAGGCGCGCTCGGCGGTCGCGTAGTAGGCCTGGTCGAACATCGCGGCGCGCTCAGCGACCTGGCCGAGGCGGTTCCATGCGGCGACGTCGTTGGGGGCGGCCTCGGCCTTGGCCTGGATGTCGGCGATGAGCTTGCGGGCTTCGTCGGGGAGCTTGAGCTGCGGATGGCCGGGCGGCAGGTTGCTGGCGGTAGTGGCGCGGCTGGCGGCGCTGGCTAGTTCCTGCTGATGCTGGGGTAGCTTGCGCAGAATGAAAACGGAGGCGGCGAGTCCCACGACCAGGATGCCGCCGAAGACGGCGGCGAAGGCCGGGCTGACGCGCGATGCGGAGAGGGTAGAAGCCATGTCGGACGCCGCCGAGGACATGATGTCAGCGGCGGCAGGGGCATCGGTCCTGCCGCCGGCGCCGACCGACGCCGACGCATCCAGCGCGGTTCCGCACCCGACGCAGAACTTTCCGCCGGCCACCACCGGCGTACCGCATTGCGGACAGAATCGCATCTTGTCGACGTGTACGATGCCTGGGCC comes from the Candidatus Binataceae bacterium genome and includes:
- a CDS encoding MMPL family transporter translates to MATASGEQDRGMGAFIVRNRAPVGGVLLAITLFMAFWAAHVPIATRFEDLFPAGHPNVLLYRKFRRQYGGAQQLVLMLRVGRGDIFNFRTLQAIQDMTREVDKLPGVNHNEVFSLASYRVLYARAEPGALVSSPYMYPHVPRTPQQLDALKGVVRSHLQQLAGLVTRDERGAVVIASFNESGLDYKALFDGVERIIAEHEDANTRIYASGAAMFAAWGYHYLARIGLIFLLSAALMALLAFVALGRRTGWWAPLATGACSTIWGLGFVGMRGFNFDPVMLVVPFILTARDLGHGIQWHGQYYEELDRHGDNLRACAATFDAMAAPGLLAVLANVAGIVFVALSDVPALRQIGLGGAVWLGASLAMVFVFQPLLMSYLPTPQRRRSPLLDRLDGAAARWRAPVGRLAAFPTRPGFGRGVLIAAGVGVMIAAIAAAREVRVGYQTAGTPIYRPEAKINRDTAEIGKLLPTNSGWVIVDGPGYPSSQSAVGIETLRMADDLASYLMARGDAVAVLGFGTLASKPMNMLLHNGYPKYFALPNTNQLSANLWGFFFAAAAPDEPQAYFAYAPAMNNTCIRLLLPDHTNARLIRLRRDLDAFARERVANDPALDQVKVRYLGGEAGLYLATDDVMARINRTNLELVLAAILLCCALIFRSLAAGIVFALACVMANFGAFLYMNARGIGLTVDTIPVISLGVGLGIDYAIYTVARIRDEVRQGRALDDATVAALRTTGVWVFATYVVMAGGMAPWVFSPLLFHNEMSSMLILLMTANLIVGLFILPAFVAWRRPRFIVRYESASLSAAAPSAVLAGARSR
- a CDS encoding TIGR00730 family Rossman fold protein — translated: MTIRRVCVYCASSRQCDPTYHQAAARLGHELARAGITVVYGGGSVGSMGHLASAALAAGGRVVGVIPQFMYDLEWAHPGLSELVVVNDMHERKRLMIDAVDAVVALPGGCGTFEELFEAITWKRLGLFGGAIVIVNTAGFYRPLVELLEAAVAKRFMDRRHLQMWSVVEEPEQVLEAIRSAPAWPHDNRRFAAL
- a CDS encoding DEAD/DEAH box helicase codes for the protein MPFNSFHLAPELKRAIGDCGYHQPTPVQSETIPIALEGRDLVVSAETGSGKTAAFLIPLIERLHRKPRRPQSALVITPTRELAAQVANEFKLLARHTGLRAAVIVGGESMRRQIDELRAGAQVLIACPGRLIDLMEQGHVKLAHAEVVVIDEADRLLDMGFLPQLRRVMRAVPGERQTMMFSATMGAGPEAIAREFLRHPERITIGKKAAPPPTIRQTIYPVQWADKEAMLLEILAKPEVHSAIVFTRTRVRADHIGKVLKRNAVRAAVIHGERSQAERNAALKSFKQGACRVMVATDVAARGLDIPGVSHVINFDLPEDAESYIHRIGRTARMGREGEAISLVTPQERVALGQIERSLGEEIKRQSLEGFEAPEVKAPRPVTLFSSSGIRSRARVRSRWG
- a CDS encoding tetratricopeptide repeat protein, with the translated sequence MASTLSASRVSPAFAAVFGGILVVGLAASVFILRKLPQHQQELASAASRATTASNLPPGHPQLKLPDEARKLIADIQAKAEAAPNDVAAWNRLGQVAERAAMFDQAYYATAERAFAHALKLDPDNLDALRGTGNLDYDRHRYDEAIAAYEHYLDRKPDDPRVRTDLGTMYLSSGNADLAMVEYKKVIAKHPKFFEAYFNLGVAYAEQEDKPTARSYFLKARELAPDDRTRSEIDQMLATVGGVEGGETAVAAQAGAAGSASGESAATFKGAFERMVRALPIAGAKVHAVQWTGDDQARMLMDNFPMDQMPPFAAKRFLDDLRSGTRDLMSDHHVAGPVTVEIADAASNRVMRSLTVDADAAAPSNVASAASAPSSSATFQDAVAAMMRNLPVAGRKVAAVQWASKTRARVMMDNFPMGAMPPFARDKFIADIKAGLQTAKAAHNVTGTVTVDLADAQSGRVMESVSE